One genomic region from Vitis riparia cultivar Riparia Gloire de Montpellier isolate 1030 chromosome 17, EGFV_Vit.rip_1.0, whole genome shotgun sequence encodes:
- the LOC117904694 gene encoding LOW QUALITY PROTEIN: calcium-dependent protein kinase 10 (The sequence of the model RefSeq protein was modified relative to this genomic sequence to represent the inferred CDS: inserted 1 base in 1 codon), with amino-acid sequence MGNCIACVKVDSAEDHRSNRSNSNGHRRKKKTKERRPNPYADDQVRSPAPIRVLKDVIPLSHRTRIGDKYVLGRELGRGEFGITYLCTDRETRDSLACKSISKKKLRTAVDIEDVRREVSIMSSLPDHPNIVKLKATYEDGEAVHLVMELCEGGELFDRIVARGHYSERAAAGVARTIAEVVRMCHENGVIHRDLKPENFLFANKRESSPLKAIDFGLSVFFRPGERFSEIVGSPYYMAPEVLKRNYGPEVDIWSAGVILYILLCGVPPFWAETEQGVALAILRGVIDFKREPWPQISDNAKSLVRQMLEQDPRKRLTAQQVLEHSWLQNAKKAPNVPLGDIVRTRLKQFSCMNRFKKKAMRVIAEHLSVEEVEVIRDMFTLMDTDNDGKVTYEELXAGLRKVGSQLGEPEIKLLMEVADVDGNGVLDYGEFVAVTIHLQRMENDEHFQRAFMFFDKDGNGFIDLTELQEALADESGETDADVVNEIMREVDTDKDGRINYDEFVAMMKTGTDWRKASRQYSRERFKSLSLNLMKDGSLHLEDRITGQSIAV; translated from the exons ATGGGTAACTGTATCGCATGCGTGAAGGTGGACTCTGCGGAAGACCACAGAAGCAACCGCAGCAACAGCAACGGTCAtaggagaaagaagaagacCAAAGAACGTAGACCCAATCCATACGCCGACGACCAGGTGCGGTCTCCGGCGCCGATCCGGGTCCTGAAAGACGTGATTCCACTGAGTCACCGGACTCGGATCGGGGACAAGTACGTGCTAGGTCGCGAACTCGGCCGCGGCGAGTTCGGCATCACCTACCTCTGTACCGACCGCGAGACCCGTGATAGCCTTGCCTGCAAGTCCATATCCAAGAAGAAGCTGAGGACCGCTGTCGACATAGAGGACGTCAGGCGTGAGGTTTCTATAATGTCTAGTCTTCCCGATCATCCCAACATCGTGAAGCTCAAGGCCACCTACGAAGACGGCGAGGCCGTGCATCTGGTGATGGAGCTCTGCGAAGGAGGCGAGTTGTTCGATAGAATCGTCGCACGGGGGCACTACAGCGAGCGCGCTGCGGCCGGTGTGGCGCGGACGATAGCAGAGGTGGTGAGAATGTGTCACGAGAATGGAGTGATCCATAGAGACTTGAAGCCCGAGAATTTTTTGTTTGCGAATAAGCGGGAGAGTTCACCGCTTAAAGCCATTGATTTTGGGCTATCAGTGTTTTTCCGGCCTG GTGAAAGGTTCTCGGAGATTGTGGGGAGTCCGTACTATATGGCGCCTGAGGTTTTGAAGCGAAATTATGGGCCTGAAGTGGATATATGGAGTGCTGGAGTGATTCTTTATATTTTGCTATGTGGAGTTCCTCCATTTTGGGCAG AGACGGAACAGGGTGTTGCTTTGGCAATATTAAGGGGGGTGATTGATTTTAAGAGGGAACCTTGGCCGCAAATTTCTGATAATGCAAAGAGCCTTGTTAGGCAAATGTTGGAGCAGGATCCCAGAAAGCGGTTGACTGCTCAACAGGTGCTTG AACATTCCTGGTTACAGAATGCAAAGAAAGCTCCAAATGTTCCATTAGGAGATATTGTGAGAACAAGGCTCAAGCAGTTCTCTTGCATGAACAGATTCAAGAAGAAAGCCATGCGA GTAATTGCAGAGCACTTATCTGTTGAAGAAGTAGAAGTTATCAGAGATATGTTTACACTGATGGACACTGACAATGATGGAAAAGTAACATATGAAGAAC AAGCTGGACTTCGGAAGGTTGGTTCACAATTGGGTGAACCAGAGATAAAGTTGCTGATGGAAGtg GCTGATGTGGATGGGAATGGAGTCCTGGATTATGGAGAGTTTGTAGCAGTGACAATTCACTTGCAGAGGATGGAGAATGATGAGCATTTCCAAAGagcttttatgttttttgacAAAGATGGAAATGGGTTTATTGATTTAACCGAGCTACAAGAAGCCCTAGCAGATGAATCCGGTGAGACGGATGCTGATGTAGTGAATGAGATCATGCGGGAGGTCGACACAGACAAG GATGGGCGTATCAATTATGATGAGTTTGTGGCAATGATGAAAACTGGAACTGACTGGAGAAAGGCTTCTCGCCAGTACTCAAGGGAGAGGTTCAAAAGCCTGAGTCTCAACCTGATGAAGGATGGTTCTCTGCATCTTGAAGATAGGATTACGGGTCAATCTATTGCTGTCTGA
- the LOC117904482 gene encoding pentatricopeptide repeat-containing protein At1g18900, with the protein MLRTKQIGPLSNSARSILISGTRSSTPDGNSCPCSEDETCVSTKQHARNEVLIMQKQTTLASKTAARVGPLFLGDAVKVVGSQKVESVEYATSLPQVVAAPRSVVGSECVSYVSDNVDVNNNAVHAPPISDQFIRAGIVAVNFLSDLVNYKIPMSDGSGMLKLPQNCMVDPTKPLSNIKSTNIKPIRKGNFSKVRAESSANIAAASNSTSSYHSTRGKGDKSGSVKGCSHVGDTWTRNTVDTRSLSSDTHNKRSMPQKSKAYSNYSTSNSNFNSNVRNSEPRFVGGIAGGFSKPLRDTKMIGIAPVSRQFGSSGHFVENVSRILRQLSWGPAAEEALRNLNCSMDAYQANQVLKQIQDHLVALGFFYWLKRQTGFKHDGHTYTTMVGILGRARQFGAINKLLAEMVRDGCQPNVVTYNRLIHSYGRANYLNEAVSVFDRMQEAGCQPDRVTYCTLIDIHAKAGFLDVALHMYQKMQEAHLSPDTFTYSVIINCLGKAGHLTSAHKLFCEMVDHGCVPNLVTYNIMIALQAKARNYPTALELYRDMQNAGFEPDKVTYSIVMEVLGHCGHLEEAEAIFTEMKRKNWVPDEPVYGLLVDLWGKIGNVEKSWEWYQAMLNAGLCPNVPTCNSLLSAFLRVHRLSDAYNLLQSMLRLGLQPSLQTYTLLLSCCTEAQSSFDMGFCGELMAVTGHPAHMFLLSMPAAGPDGQNVRGHVSKFLDLMHSEDRESKRGLVDAVVDFLHKSGLKEEAGSVWEVAAQKNVYPDAVREKSSCYWLINLHFMSDGTAVTALSRTLAWFRREMLISGTVPSRIDIVTGWGRRSRVTGASLVRQAVQELLHIFSFPFFTENGNSGCFVGRGEPLGRWLLQSYVERMHLL; encoded by the coding sequence ATGTTGCGAACAAAGCAGATTGGTCCCCTTTCCAACTCTGCTAGGTCCATTTTAATTAGTGGAACACGATCCAGTACACCAGATGGAAACTCATGCCCTTGCTCTGAAGATGAAACTTGTGTTTCAACAAAGCAGCATGCAAGAAATGAAGTTTTGATCATGCAGAAGCAAACCACCTTGGCATCCAAAACTGCAGCAAGAGTTGGACCCCTGTTTTTGGGTGATGCAGTAAAAGTAGTGGGTTCTCAAAAAGTTGAGAGTGTTGAGTATGCAACTTCTCTACCACAAGTTGTAGCTGCTCCTAGATCTGTGGTGGGATCAGAGTGTGTTAGTTATGTCAGTGACAATGTTGATGTTAATAACAATGCGGTGCATGCGCCTCCTATCTCAGATCAGTTTATTAGGGCAGGTATTGTAGCAGTAAATTTTCTGTCTGATTTAGTAAATTATAAGATTCCTATGTCAGATGGGAGTGGAATGCTTAAGCTGCCACAGAACTGTATGGTTGACCCCACCAAGCCTCTTTCTAACATCAAATCAACAAATATAAAACCCATTAGAAAAGGGAATTTTTCAAAAGTTCGTGCAGAGTCGTCTGCCAATATAGCAGCAGCCTCAAACTCTACAAGTAGTTATCACAGTACAAGAGGTAAAGGTGATAAATCAGGCTCAGTTAAAGGTTGCAGTCATGTGGGAGATACCTGGACAAGGAATACAGTAGATACTCGAAGTCTGTCTTCAGATACTCACAATAAGAGGTCTATGCCGCAGAAGTCAAAAGCTTATTCAAACTACTCAACATCGAATTCCAATTTCAATTCCAATGTTCGAAATTCAGAACCAAGGTTTGTGGGAGGCATCGCAGGGGGGTTCAGCAAGCCCCTAAGAGATACAAAAATGATAGGAATTGCTCCAGTGTCTAGGCAGTTTGGAAGCTCTGGGCATTTTGTGGAAAATGTTTCTCGCATATTACGACAGCTGAGTTGGGGACCTGCAGCAGAAGAGGCTCTTAGAAATCTCAACTGTTCGATGGATGCATATCAAGCAAACCAGGTTCTAAAGCAGATTCAAGACCATTTGGTTGCTCTTGGTTTCTTTTATTGGCTGAAAAGACAAACTGGGTTCAAGCATGATGGGCATACTTACACCACAATGGTTGGCATCCTGGGTCGTGCTAGACAATTCGGTGCGATTAACAAATTGCTGGCCGAGATGGTCAGGGATGGATGCCAGCCAAATGTGGTGACATATAATCGGTTGATTCACAGTTATGGCCGGGCAAACTATTTGAATGAAGCAGTCAGCGTTTTTGATAGGATGCAGGAAGCAGGATGTCAACCTGACCGTGTCACCTATTGCACACTCATCGACATCCATGCGAAAGCAGGGTTTCTGGATGTTGCCTTGCACATGTATCAAAAGATGCAAGAGGCTCACCTTTCTCCTGACACATTCACCTACAGTGTTATAATCAACTGCCTGGGAAAAGCTGGCCATTTGACTTCTGCTCACAAGCTATTCTGCGAGATGGTTGATCATGGCTGTGTTCCAAACTTGGTCACTTACAATATTATGATTGCTTTGCAAGCCAAGGCAAGGAACTATCCAACTGCATTAGAACTTTACCGTGACATGCAGAATGCAGGATTTGAACCCGACAAAGTAACTTACAGCATAGTAATGGAGGTGCTTGGCCATTGTGGGCATCTTGAGGAGGCAGAAGCAATTTTTACTGAGATGAAAAGGAAGAATTGGGTGCCAGATGAACCTGTTTATGGTCTTTTAGTAGACTTGTGGGGAAAGATTGGGAATGTTGAGAAGTCTTGGGAGTGGTATCAAGCCATGCTCAATGCTGGGTTGTGCCCTAATGTGCCCACTTGCAATTCCCTGCTCAGTGCATTCCTTAGGGTGCATCGGCTTTCAGATGCATACAACTTGCTGCAGAGCATGTTGCGATTAGGTCTCCAGCCTTCTTTGCAAACTTATACCTTGCTTCTCAGTTGTTGTACTGAAGCTCAGTCATCATTTGACATGGGATTTTGTGGTGAGCTTATGGCAGTGACGGGTCACCCTGCACACATGTTCCTACTGTCCATGCCAGCTGCAGGACCTGATGGACAGAATGTTCGAGGTCATGTGAGCAAGTTCCTGGATCTGATGCACAGCGAGGATAGGGAGAGTAAGAGGGGACTTGTTGATGCAGTCGTGGATTTTCTCCACAAGTCAGGCCTCAAGGAGGAGGCTGGTTCTGTGTGGGAAGTTGCTGCACAGAAGAATGTCTATCCAGACGCAGTTAGAGAGAAAAGCTCGTGTTATTGGCTCATCAATCTGCACTTCATGTCAGATGGGACTGCTGTAACGGCACTCTCACGGACACTTGCCTGGTTCCGCCGGGAGATGCTTATATCTGGAACTGTTCCCAGCCGGATTGATATAGTGACAGGATGGGGTCGGAGGAGCAGGGTGACAGGAGCTTCTCTGGTGAGGCAGGCAGTGCAAGAACTGCTGCATATATTCAGCTTCCCCTTTTTCACTGAAAATGGCAACTCCGGTTGTTTTGTCGGACGAGGGGAGCCCCTTGGCAGATGGCTACTCCAATCCTACGTCGAGCGCATGCATTTACTGTAG